AATAGTTCTAATTACTACTAGTGTTAGTGATGGGCATAGAGCACTACAATAAAATGGATTGAAAATATGTAAAATCATGTAGGTAGGATTCACTACAGACAATAATCTCCAAGAATTCCCGAGTAAAAAAAGATAGTACATATTGTAATTAAacaaactattcaaaacatttgCAACAGGTTATGGTGGTCCACAGTGTGGTcttctaaatattaaaatttgactTATTGTTGTCCAGGCTTAGCCCATGGTCCTTCCTCGAGatcaaatttttgcaatcttttatGAGTGACGAATAAAAAATCATTCCATTGAAAACTTCAGGGAATAAAGAATCATGTGAATCAATTTCTTGCATTACTGtcatattaatcaacttaaacaGGTTTTGGACAAATGGACTCATGACTCGAACAATTTGATGTAGctgaaggaaaaaataaataaatgaagcaGCTTTTGATGTGTTTTGTTATTACCTTTAAACTTGTGAACCAGATCAACACCGTCAACAACCCTAATTCGTGAATCTGCAGACGTGATGAGAACTTCTGATGAACTTCCTGGAGCAAACTGTTCATTTGAACCGATCAGAAACTGAAAAGATCTCACAAACTTGCGGCtcaaagtaaatttttttttttgataagtaaatgattgtattaataataggcatagcccatgtacacaagatggtatacaagagacaAACCTATttaagaaggagaaaaagaaacaagaaaatcatgcagGTCTAGCAGCTcaaagtaaatataaaaataagctTTGCTAGGGGCAAACTGAACAGAGCAAAGAGCAGAAGGGGAAAGAAATTGACATTCATGTTCTTCATAGCAGAATGTATAATTTCATAAGTACGTGATGGTAGGGCCACTGAATTACCTGGAAACCAGtgattttcttgtgattagattttttcttcttgttctgaAGATTGATTTGATCTTTCTGTTGCAACTTATTCTCTGAAAGTATGAGCAGATAGAGTTATTAAGTCATGTGCAATACACTTGACTAAACCAGGCAAGCCTGCATGCACACAACAATAACACAAACATTCCAAGTAGAGGGAGCTGTATAAACTCATACCAGATGTATTATACAAACGGCAATTCCCCTTGTATGAACCAACTAGTGCACCCTTCAGGAATCAACAAAGTTTGTTGAGCTAAttgaatgatgatattttttacaaattgaACTTTTGTCTTTTACGTAAAAATTAGGCATATTAGCCACAACCAACCTGACCATCTGGTGTATAGCAAGCAGCAGTAACCATCTCATGCACATCATTCCAATCAACAACCTGACGATCTGGAATGCTCCATATCCGAACCTTATTATCTAGGGATCCACTGATGAAGTATCTATCATCAACAGGATTAAACTGGATGCAAGTTACTGTGTCAAGGGAGATCCAAGAAATAGTGTAATTAGCGGTATACAAACTAGCTCACTGAAAAAAAGGGGGGAAAATATATTTCTGGTTATGAAAAGCCcacttttataataaatcaggAAGTGATACCTCCAACTAAACTAAATGTCATTTACTTGAGTGTGAAATactatattttctttatcaacCCAAAAGTAAAGCTAGCTTGTTTCATCCATATCAATGGCCTATATTCAACAACTACAAAAGAGAGGccgaacaaagaaaaagaaagacacCAGGCCACATTGACTTACCATAATCGCTGTgtgaaaaaattttcaaacaagacTCGCTAGACAAATGCCACAGCCGCACCGTTTTGTCCATTGAAGATGAGAGCAAGTGCTGAAAAAAAGGCACATTTGTAAGTCTATATTTGGctcaaaattctataaaatgTTCAATTAGTTGACTTAGAGGTGCATATTCAAGTTCACAGTATCCAATACATATTTATTTCAGAAACGTCCACCAAGTCTTCTGAAAAAAAGCCAAATGCAAACTGCTTAACGTTGCATGAACAATAGCATCTATTACCTCCCCCCAATAAACATTTTTTTGGCCAAGTCCGCATAATAAACATTTAGTTACACTAAGTGGTTATGAGTAACCAGGACGTACACACTAGCTGCCTGGCCATACTCATGTCAACAGGACATTACCCGAGTTAGGGCAAAGGCTAGCAGACACTTCAAACTGGTGGTCataagaaaacagaaaaatataATGCTTGGAAGTCTAATTGCAACGACAGCCATTCCCAAGTCCATAATATCTGGCTAGCTAACCATCAAATCCGGTATTCAatgtaaactaaaataaaaacagagtGCTGAGTGAAACCTTCTTTTCGAACTTTTAAGCAAATACCCATAAACtactcataaaaaaagaaagacccATTAAacccaacaattatattatccTATTTAATCCAATTACCCCCTCAGTTCCAATAAAATATGAATCCTCAAAGCAATCTTACGAGAGAAATAACTCCTGCAGTAACTTGTGCTTACAAAGTGAGAATATTGGACATGTTTTAATCATTTGTCTTGACACAGAAAGCAGCCATGTTGATGAAGTTTTCATGTTATAACTTTCATCAATCATAAACAGTTAATTAGTTCATAAGTTAATAGCACACATTAAGTGATCGTAAAACCTTTACCTGTTAACTAAAAGTATAGTTGCATTAGAAAAGCCCAACTTTCCAAGAGTTAAAATCAACCACATGACTTCCATGATTGATCACAATGACtatttctataattttctcCCCGGGATAGTAGTCTAAATTCACCGCTATAATTTTGTTATGCAAGACTTGGACGTGCTTATGTAAATAAAAGACTGAACACATCAAACAATGACATAGAGGAGCTTCACTGTTTggtaataagaaaaagaaaataaaccatACCAATAGAAACATAAAAGTAGCAACTAACCTGTGACTTGGACCATGAAAGGTCAAGCACATCATCCAGATGTCCTCGGAATGAACAAATCGGTTTTTCTGAAAGCGAAAACACGGTCTCTGGCACCACAACATGATCCGAGCTCAATGATTTCCGGCTCATTGTTGACCTcccccttctctttttttctggaTGATTGTCCATATTTGGCGATAACAAAGTTGGTTCCGGCGACCCATTGGCAACAAAGAACAAACTCATATTCCCATCATCCGGTTTATCCATCAACAGATCCCCCTTCCTCTCCGACTCCACAACCTGCCAAACATGAATAACGCAATCTTCACCGGCACTAGCGAGATACTTCCCATCCAAACTAAACTTAATGCTCCATATAGACCCATTATGTGCCTGTATCTCCTGGCTCTTGTAGAGTGCCGTGAGCTCTTTAAATGACCTCCCATACTGCCTAACCTTCACTCTCTCCGGCCCATGAAACGAAACATCCTGGCTATCATCTGTGGCAGAGCTCGACCTCCGCCCACCCTTCTCGGATGAAGTGTCCCTCTCATCACTGCTCCGCCTCTCTTTCTGACCCGTCACCGAGCTCGCCACGCTCTTTATGCTCTTAAGCCAActccctttcttcttcatctttgcgCCGCTCCCGTCAACCCCATTTGCATTCGAATCCGAGCTATCCTTATTTCCTTCCTCAACATTCTGCCGCCGCATCAATTCTTGAACAATCGGCGAATGCCCAACACTCATCTCAAACTCCTCCATAGTCAACTGCCGCCCAGTCCCTACTTCCTTGAGCTTGTTCCACGTCCCATCTTCCCTGATCTCGTTCACCACAAACTCCTTCCCATTATCAAGGTTCTTAATCAAACACACCTTTTCACTTTCCCTCCCAACCCCATTACAATCCAAACCCTCCACCTCAACTTCCCCACCACTACCCCCTGCATTGCTATCAAAATTAACATCCAAACCCACCGTATAATTGCCACGGATCTCATCCACCTTTTTGGAACTACTCTTCCCAATGGGCGGCTTATTCGGCGAAGCGGCGGCATTAGCAACAGGAGATCTCGATTCTCCATCACTATTACCGCTCCGCGCCTTAAGAAGAACAGCGTGGTTGCATTTATAACtatcatcattattatttacaagagaacccgaaagagaagaagaaggagtcGAAAGAACTGGAGGAGCACAAACTGAGGTTGATGTGGGCCTATTATTAAATTGACGATCACTCCCGTCTGATTTTGATCGAACCATGGTGGACGCACCGGAATGATTGGTCAATCGATCGGAAGATACCGATCGGCCAATGTCTCCACCGAATCCGAAATCTCGGGCGGGTTGAGCGCGGGACAGGGACGGGTCTTTGCTGAGACCCATTTGGCGGAGAAGACGGGAGCGGCGTTCAGAGACGGAGGAGGGCTCGGAGATCCAGACATCGTACTTGTTGGACGTGCCCATTGGGAATTTCGGTACCGACCCATGATTGGGCGAGGCCGAAACAGAAACGGTGTCGTTCTCCTCGTTATCGGAGTTGGAGTTAGAGCAAGAGCAGGAGGACGAGACGAGGCGGTCGAGAGATTCGTAGTAGCACTCGTTGTCGTCGACGCTGTCGTTATCGTTGTCCTTGTTGTTGTTTCCTTCGTCGTCGTCGTCGATTTTGCTCATCGTTTAATACTAATACACCTCGCGGGCATTTCCCATTTCAATGGAGAAATGCCCGGGGGATCAATTGGATCCGAATGCCCGACTCTGTCTCTATCTCCGTGAGCATGAGGCCCCCTTTCTGTCAGCGCGTAAAACGGCGGTGTGCGTGTTCGATCTGGGGGAGTTTTGAGGAATTCGGAGAGGATCGGACAAGCGGAGATACGGGTTTTGGGGTTGGAAGTTGGAACTCAGATCCAATGAGAGATAGAGGGGTTAGAGGAACGAAGTCCAATGCTGTGGGGAGTTGGGGTTTGGGCAATGTTTTTGTGTGCGTACAGAcagagagacacagagagagacagagagagggtCTATTTCCTCTTTTTCTAATGGGAAAACGTGGGAAAGTGGGAAGGAAATGGAAAATGCAGATCAAAATGGATCAGAATTTTGTAgatagaaattaaattaaaaataaaaaataaaaaatcgatTGGGTTGATGGGTTTGATCATGATGATGTTGGTGTTGGGGTGAGTTTATTGGTAGCCACAACTCTCTTTTGAATTTAATGTTGGGATGTTGCTATAGCCATGGGTAACAGCTTGATTGATTTAGGATTATAACTTTTGGCTTTTACTCTTTCTGCAACAACATGCTCTTTCTTTATGCTCCTGGTTTTTCCAATCTACCCTATGGCCTAATACTTTCACCATATACAAATGTGGTGTGGTTCATATGATCTTTCATTTCAGCCTCTTTTTTGTTCCCTCTTTTTAAAGTTAAGGGCGTAGATTCATATAGCCATTACTTTCAAAACATTTGTCAATGCTAAAATGATATTTTGGGTGCTACTTTTGTCTTCATCCTTATAATTTAATCGTGATTTAAATGAGTTGTGACTTCTCTCTCGGTTAATTAGAGTTTTGTTATGAATACTAACCCTCTACAGTGCAAAACACACCGAGACGTTGATTATTTTATTCTAGTATTACCGTAAATTAATTAGACATGACAATCATGTTAGGTGGCCCGACCCCCTAACAAATGGCAAGATTTCGCCACCAAAACGACactctttcaaaaaaataaaactcttaaagATGGTCCCAATTGTTGAGAATAGAGCCTTACAatactatttaaataatataaatgatatttacagttataaaatacataaatatcacgcattttttttgaaaagtgagtaaatataaaactc
This Carya illinoinensis cultivar Pawnee chromosome 11, C.illinoinensisPawnee_v1, whole genome shotgun sequence DNA region includes the following protein-coding sequences:
- the LOC122282713 gene encoding WD repeat-containing protein 44-like, with amino-acid sequence MSKIDDDDEGNNNKDNDNDSVDDNECYYESLDRLVSSSCSCSNSNSDNEENDTVSVSASPNHGSVPKFPMGTSNKYDVWISEPSSVSERRSRLLRQMGLSKDPSLSRAQPARDFGFGGDIGRSVSSDRLTNHSGASTMVRSKSDGSDRQFNNRPTSTSVCAPPVLSTPSSSLSGSLVNNNDDSYKCNHAVLLKARSGNSDGESRSPVANAAASPNKPPIGKSSSKKVDEIRGNYTVGLDVNFDSNAGGSGGEVEVEGLDCNGVGRESEKVCLIKNLDNGKEFVVNEIREDGTWNKLKEVGTGRQLTMEEFEMSVGHSPIVQELMRRQNVEEGNKDSSDSNANGVDGSGAKMKKKGSWLKSIKSVASSVTGQKERRSSDERDTSSEKGGRRSSSATDDSQDVSFHGPERVKVRQYGRSFKELTALYKSQEIQAHNGSIWSIKFSLDGKYLASAGEDCVIHVWQVVESERKGDLLMDKPDDGNMSLFFVANGSPEPTLLSPNMDNHPEKKRRGRSTMSRKSLSSDHVVVPETVFSLSEKPICSFRGHLDDVLDLSWSKSQHLLSSSMDKTVRLWHLSSESCLKIFSHSDYVTCIQFNPVDDRYFISGSLDNKVRIWSIPDRQVVDWNDVHEMVTAACYTPDGQGALVGSYKGNCRLYNTSENKLQQKDQINLQNKKKKSNHKKITGFQFAPGSSSEVLITSADSRIRVVDGVDLVHKFKGFRNQNSQISASLTSNGKYVVSASEDSCVFVWKHEADSRPNRSKGVTVTHSYEHFHCQDVSAAIPWPGLGDSWGLQDNYFREQNELDNNLDEVSTANHPPTPVEEINGSSQSASGCSNSPLHGTISSATNSYFFDRISATWPEEKLLVPTRNRSSPRVSVDFFNGVNQNGSAWGLVVITAGLRGEIRTFQNFGLPVRI